A DNA window from Luteolibacter luteus contains the following coding sequences:
- a CDS encoding nucleoside deaminase — MRRAIGLARIGMNAGAGGPFGAVIVKDGEIIGEGHNRVVATNDPTAHGEIVAIREACQRLGSFSLEGCEVYTTGEPCPMCLGAIHWARVSRIYYGFSIEDAATIGFDDREFYRQFVLPPGERHLPSEAYAVEEARLLLAEYAALPLKVPY; from the coding sequence ATGAGACGTGCCATCGGACTCGCCCGTATCGGCATGAATGCAGGCGCAGGCGGCCCCTTCGGCGCGGTGATCGTGAAGGACGGCGAAATCATCGGGGAAGGCCACAACCGCGTCGTAGCCACCAATGACCCCACGGCCCATGGTGAAATCGTCGCCATCCGCGAGGCTTGCCAACGCCTCGGCAGCTTCAGTTTGGAAGGCTGCGAGGTCTATACCACCGGTGAGCCCTGCCCGATGTGCCTCGGGGCCATCCATTGGGCGCGTGTGTCGAGGATCTACTATGGTTTTAGTATCGAGGATGCCGCGACCATCGGTTTCGACGACAGGGAGTTCTACCGCCAGTTCGTGCTCCCGCCCGGGGAGCGGCACCTTCCTTCGGAGGCCTATGCCGTGGAGGAAGCGCGGCTCCTGCTGGCGGAGTATGCGGCGCTTCCGCTAAAGGTTCCTTACTAA
- a CDS encoding septal ring lytic transglycosylase RlpA family protein, giving the protein MASCAYPGGDYKGYMTKSYSVRGGTYHPMPVDEAIYHVESGTASWYDESSFFGLKRGQTSLGEKVMPWHLIAAHKTLPLPCMVQVTNLQNGKSVKCRVNDRGPFIGDRIIDLSPRAAKKIGFRDEGLAEVEVKVLSVGDGSYKRTAKKKWFFGLF; this is encoded by the coding sequence TTGGCCTCCTGTGCGTATCCGGGAGGCGACTACAAGGGCTACATGACCAAGTCTTACTCGGTCCGTGGCGGGACCTACCACCCGATGCCGGTGGATGAGGCGATCTACCATGTGGAGAGCGGCACCGCTTCCTGGTATGATGAGTCCAGTTTCTTCGGGCTGAAGCGGGGCCAGACTTCGCTGGGGGAAAAGGTGATGCCTTGGCATCTGATCGCGGCGCACAAGACGCTGCCGCTGCCCTGCATGGTGCAGGTGACGAACCTGCAGAACGGGAAGTCCGTGAAATGCCGCGTGAACGACCGCGGGCCTTTCATCGGGGACCGGATCATCGACCTCTCTCCGCGCGCCGCGAAGAAGATCGGCTTCCGGGACGAGGGCTTGGCAGAAGTGGAAGTGAAGGTGCTCTCCGTGGGAGATGGCAGCTACAAGCGGACGGCGAAGAAGAAGTGGTTCTTCGGGCTCTTTTGA
- a CDS encoding HU family DNA-binding protein codes for MATITKRELVIKISNETGLTQQQVFDVIQRTLDSITDSLSNGDTVVMRNFGAFQVKETKAKIGRNPKDPDKDVPIPARAVVKFKPGKEMKEQVARTLPLIRERQK; via the coding sequence ATGGCTACCATCACAAAACGCGAGCTCGTCATCAAAATTTCGAACGAAACCGGTCTTACCCAGCAGCAGGTTTTCGATGTGATCCAGCGCACCCTCGACTCGATCACGGATTCCCTTTCCAATGGCGACACGGTCGTGATGCGGAATTTCGGTGCCTTCCAGGTGAAGGAGACCAAGGCCAAGATCGGTCGTAACCCGAAGGATCCGGACAAGGATGTGCCGATCCCGGCCCGCGCCGTGGTGAAATTCAAGCCTGGCAAGGAAATGAAGGAGCAGGTGGCCCGCACGCTGCCCCTGATCCGCGAGCGGCAGAAGTAA
- the rnhC gene encoding ribonuclease HIII, protein MALTSHTAPLTAAQASRLREVLEERGYEFETKPYTLYAAKKGKLNVSVYEKGPKVLVQGKETEDFIRFILEPEILGEAKLGYEEELDPEMFAPHFGIDESGKGDYFGPLVIAGVYTDAPVARALRAAGVMDSKRIASSKRIRDLAAKIREVPGIAISVVAIGPERYNEMFSSFGNLNRLLAWGHARVIANLAEQRPSCPRALSDQFARPDVLARALKAQKVEIQLDQRTKGESDIAVAAASILARERFVDWMDKTSTAGGIILPLGASAAVIDAARQFTAKHGIDALGKVAKLHFKTTTAVTGDSNTSGTDSA, encoded by the coding sequence GTGGCCCTCACCTCTCACACCGCCCCACTGACCGCCGCCCAGGCCTCTCGCCTGCGGGAGGTGCTGGAGGAGCGTGGCTATGAGTTCGAGACGAAGCCCTACACGCTCTATGCGGCGAAGAAGGGAAAGCTGAACGTTTCCGTCTACGAAAAGGGCCCGAAGGTGCTGGTACAGGGCAAGGAGACGGAGGATTTCATCCGCTTCATCCTGGAGCCGGAAATCCTCGGCGAGGCCAAGCTGGGCTACGAGGAGGAGCTGGATCCGGAGATGTTCGCCCCGCACTTCGGCATCGATGAAAGCGGCAAGGGCGACTATTTCGGGCCTCTGGTGATTGCCGGTGTATATACAGATGCTCCGGTGGCACGGGCGCTGAGAGCGGCAGGCGTGATGGATTCCAAGCGGATCGCCAGCTCGAAGCGGATCCGTGACCTGGCCGCGAAGATCCGCGAGGTCCCGGGAATCGCCATTTCCGTCGTGGCTATCGGCCCGGAGCGCTACAACGAGATGTTTTCTTCCTTCGGGAACCTGAACCGGCTGTTGGCTTGGGGCCATGCCCGGGTCATCGCCAATCTGGCCGAGCAGCGGCCTTCCTGCCCGCGGGCGCTGAGTGACCAGTTCGCCCGCCCCGACGTGCTGGCGCGCGCGTTGAAAGCACAGAAGGTGGAGATCCAGCTGGACCAGCGCACGAAGGGTGAATCCGACATCGCGGTGGCGGCTGCTTCCATCCTTGCGCGAGAGCGCTTCGTCGATTGGATGGATAAGACTTCCACCGCGGGTGGAATAATTCTCCCACTTGGTGCCTCTGCCGCAGTCATCGATGCGGCACGGCAATTTACCGCCAAACACGGCATCGATGCCTTGGGCAAGGTTGCCAAGCTTCATTTCAAAACCACCACCGCCGTGACCGGTGATTCAAACACCTCTGGCACGGATTCAGCATGA
- a CDS encoding A/G-specific adenine glycosylase: MLKPIARQTPKDAPDAFRVALRDWFERNGRDYPWRRTRDPYAVLVSEVMLQQTQIATVLGRGFYDRFLQKFPDVPTLAAAEDDELLKTWEGLGYYRRARMLRESARAVLSRHGGRFPEDYTAILDLPGVGRYTAGALLSFAFDRPAPIVDGNVARVLSRLFDREDPIDAGPMQKWLWETADALLDREHPRVFNSALMELGQTHCRPGVPDCLSCPVSSFCKAPEPSLLPVKAKRQAIEEIDEHTACVLQEGRILLSRQGRGRREGMWRLPVREKALISGLPLLHRRKYGITKYRVTLHVHACPESHAAASLAGGEEWIDLDRLDSLVIPPADRAALSAVLLDREEIA; this comes from the coding sequence GTGCTGAAGCCGATCGCCCGACAGACCCCGAAAGATGCTCCGGATGCCTTTCGGGTTGCCCTGCGGGACTGGTTTGAGCGGAATGGGAGGGATTATCCATGGCGCCGGACCCGGGATCCTTACGCGGTGCTCGTCTCGGAGGTCATGCTTCAGCAGACCCAGATCGCCACGGTCCTAGGCCGCGGCTTCTATGACCGTTTCCTGCAAAAATTTCCGGATGTGCCTACTCTGGCCGCCGCGGAGGACGACGAATTGCTGAAAACATGGGAGGGCCTCGGTTACTATCGCCGTGCCCGCATGCTCCGGGAGTCCGCACGGGCCGTCCTTTCTCGCCACGGGGGCCGCTTTCCCGAGGATTACACTGCCATTCTCGATCTGCCGGGCGTCGGCCGCTACACCGCCGGGGCGCTGCTTTCCTTCGCCTTCGATAGGCCCGCCCCGATCGTGGACGGGAATGTCGCCCGGGTCCTCTCCCGGCTCTTCGATCGGGAAGACCCCATCGATGCGGGCCCGATGCAGAAGTGGCTCTGGGAAACGGCGGATGCCCTCCTCGATCGCGAGCATCCCCGCGTCTTCAATTCCGCCCTGATGGAACTCGGGCAGACCCATTGCCGGCCCGGCGTGCCGGATTGCCTTTCCTGCCCCGTTTCCTCCTTCTGCAAGGCTCCTGAGCCCTCTTTGCTTCCGGTGAAGGCGAAGCGCCAGGCGATCGAGGAGATCGACGAACACACCGCCTGCGTCCTTCAGGAGGGCCGCATCCTGCTTTCCCGACAGGGCCGCGGCCGCCGCGAGGGCATGTGGCGCCTGCCGGTGCGTGAAAAGGCCCTCATCTCCGGACTGCCGCTGCTTCACCGCCGGAAATATGGGATCACCAAATACCGGGTCACCCTGCACGTCCACGCCTGTCCGGAGTCGCATGCCGCGGCCTCTCTAGCAGGTGGGGAAGAGTGGATCGATCTCGACCGGTTGGATTCACTGGTCATTCCTCCCGCGGACCGCGCGGCTCTTTCCGCTGTCTTGTTGGATCGCGAAGAAATCGCGTGA
- a CDS encoding S1 family peptidase: MSFSTRLSLAAMAAASLSACSLTSSPEPAADTSPPGKAVMRQAAARLAAVVISGKSELSPWVESRFTQGKGPDDADGGSAIPISPDGYFMTADHVLARSAGRNVFVIHGQEGPLRATKARIVWRSASTDLAVLHIPVATPRYYTWSSPDQWLPAGTTVFHSGIATGFRSEPGKLVTSIPPGSKNAARFKHDIPLEPGDSGGAVVDSHGRLVGVNSAVEFLVPLETAFFIESEANRPNVRALERMIETDRRRNPELIPTVVPAS; the protein is encoded by the coding sequence ATGTCTTTCTCTACCCGCCTGTCTCTGGCCGCGATGGCGGCGGCCTCCTTGTCGGCGTGTTCCCTCACTTCTTCCCCGGAACCCGCGGCGGATACCTCTCCCCCGGGGAAGGCGGTGATGCGTCAAGCTGCGGCCCGTCTCGCCGCAGTGGTTATTTCCGGCAAGTCCGAGCTCTCCCCATGGGTGGAAAGCCGCTTCACCCAAGGGAAAGGCCCGGATGATGCCGATGGCGGCTCAGCGATCCCGATCTCCCCGGACGGCTACTTCATGACGGCGGATCATGTGCTGGCCCGCTCGGCCGGCCGGAATGTTTTCGTGATCCATGGCCAGGAAGGCCCCCTGCGTGCCACCAAGGCCCGCATTGTCTGGCGCTCCGCCTCCACCGACCTCGCGGTCCTGCACATTCCGGTGGCCACGCCGCGCTACTACACATGGTCCTCCCCCGATCAATGGCTGCCCGCCGGGACCACCGTGTTCCACAGCGGGATCGCCACCGGCTTCCGAAGCGAGCCGGGGAAACTGGTCACCTCCATCCCCCCGGGCAGCAAGAATGCCGCGCGGTTCAAGCACGACATCCCGCTGGAGCCGGGCGATAGCGGAGGTGCTGTCGTGGACTCTCACGGACGTCTGGTCGGGGTGAATTCAGCGGTCGAATTTCTCGTGCCGCTTGAGACCGCATTTTTCATTGAATCCGAAGCAAACCGGCCGAACGTGCGGGCTCTAGAGCGAATGATTGAGACGGATCGTCGTCGCAATCCCGAGCTCATTCCCACCGTAGTCCCGGCCTCATGA
- a CDS encoding TonB-dependent receptor, with product MRFRYLLLPVVPMALQAQDVLDPLIVTASRTEEKESDTAYTVEEIDKTYIEQNKRRTLPDALQFTPGVLVQKTAYGHGSPYVRGFTGRQNLLMIDGVRMNNSIWRSGPVQYWNTVDPYSIDHLELVKSQGSVLYGSDAVGGTVNVFTKSSGFQEETDGAFFTHGSAYYEYRSNGDDSHIGRVESSFGVGGQYGVMLGISAKDYGDIRDSGVGLMRNTGYPEQDLDFRFDMALNKQTTLTLVHQQVNQDNVSRWHSTVFNPGWQHSGHVAQPGTWLARTLDQERSLTYVRVEQENDDSAFIKRWNATVSYQTQADSEKQYRTRTDRRYQIAELDTVGFDTSFESIIGPGSLVYGLDYYRDTVESEGYRKRATGGLNYDAATRPVADDSNYELFGAFAQYQWKPVDQFELTGGLRYTYAQAELGRYWDAAASTDRYGADRDWDNVVGSLRAIYRFTDCWSIYGGASQAFRAPNLDDLSGNLTARSGIASTGSVDVDPEEYITYEIGTRHNTENTSVNFAAFYTDVDDLIVGVPITSGSSTTVATNGRDGYVYGVELEGAWRFHPEWTVSGFGAWQDGRTETAAYLGGPIVDEPGSRLLPLTGSVALRWTAPSEAFWIEGRVLAAAEENRLTASDRADNQRIPSMGTPNYIVYMLHGGWRASEFLELTAGLENITNEDYRNHGSGQNEAGFNTILGAKLIW from the coding sequence ATGCGATTCAGATACCTCCTCTTACCCGTCGTTCCGATGGCCCTGCAGGCCCAGGACGTCCTTGATCCGCTCATCGTTACCGCCTCGCGCACCGAGGAGAAGGAGAGCGATACCGCCTATACCGTCGAGGAAATCGACAAGACCTACATCGAGCAGAACAAGCGGCGCACGCTACCGGATGCCCTGCAGTTCACCCCCGGCGTGCTGGTCCAGAAGACCGCCTACGGCCACGGCTCGCCGTATGTCCGCGGCTTCACTGGCCGCCAGAACCTTCTGATGATCGATGGCGTCCGGATGAACAATTCCATCTGGCGCAGCGGCCCGGTCCAGTACTGGAATACCGTCGATCCCTACTCGATCGATCACCTCGAGCTGGTGAAAAGCCAGGGCTCGGTCCTCTACGGATCGGATGCCGTCGGCGGTACCGTGAACGTTTTCACCAAGTCCTCCGGATTCCAGGAAGAAACGGACGGAGCTTTCTTCACCCATGGCTCCGCTTACTACGAATACCGTAGCAATGGCGATGACTCGCACATCGGCCGGGTGGAGAGTTCCTTCGGCGTCGGCGGCCAGTACGGCGTGATGCTCGGCATCTCCGCGAAGGATTACGGGGATATCCGCGATTCCGGCGTCGGCCTGATGCGGAACACCGGCTACCCGGAGCAGGATCTCGATTTCCGCTTCGACATGGCCCTGAACAAGCAGACGACGCTCACGCTCGTCCACCAGCAGGTGAATCAGGACAATGTCTCCCGCTGGCACTCCACGGTCTTCAATCCCGGCTGGCAGCACTCCGGCCATGTCGCCCAGCCCGGTACCTGGCTGGCGCGCACCCTCGACCAAGAGCGCTCGCTGACCTACGTCCGCGTGGAACAGGAGAACGACGACTCCGCCTTCATCAAGCGCTGGAACGCGACGGTCTCCTATCAGACCCAGGCTGATTCCGAGAAGCAGTACCGCACCCGCACCGACCGCCGTTACCAGATCGCGGAACTCGATACCGTCGGCTTTGATACCTCCTTCGAGTCCATCATTGGGCCCGGCAGCCTCGTTTATGGCCTCGATTACTACAGGGACACCGTGGAATCGGAAGGCTACCGCAAGCGCGCGACCGGCGGCCTGAACTACGATGCGGCGACGCGTCCGGTGGCGGATGATTCGAACTACGAGCTCTTCGGTGCCTTTGCGCAATACCAGTGGAAGCCGGTCGATCAATTCGAGCTCACCGGTGGCCTCCGCTACACCTACGCGCAGGCCGAGCTTGGCCGCTACTGGGATGCCGCGGCCAGCACCGACCGCTACGGTGCGGACCGCGATTGGGACAATGTCGTCGGCTCGCTGCGTGCGATCTACCGCTTCACCGATTGCTGGAGCATCTACGGAGGTGCCTCGCAGGCCTTCCGCGCCCCGAACCTCGATGACCTTTCGGGGAACCTGACCGCCCGCTCCGGCATCGCCAGCACCGGTTCCGTTGACGTCGATCCTGAAGAATACATCACCTACGAAATCGGCACCCGCCACAACACGGAGAACACCTCGGTGAACTTTGCCGCCTTCTACACGGATGTGGATGACCTGATTGTCGGCGTGCCGATCACCTCCGGCAGCAGCACCACTGTGGCCACCAACGGCCGCGATGGCTACGTCTACGGCGTCGAACTGGAAGGTGCCTGGCGCTTCCACCCGGAGTGGACCGTTTCCGGCTTCGGTGCTTGGCAGGATGGCCGCACGGAGACGGCTGCCTACCTCGGCGGCCCGATTGTCGATGAGCCCGGCTCCCGTCTCCTGCCGCTCACCGGATCGGTGGCCCTCCGCTGGACTGCTCCTTCGGAAGCATTCTGGATCGAAGGACGCGTGCTTGCAGCGGCTGAAGAAAACCGCCTTACTGCCTCCGACCGCGCCGACAACCAGCGCATTCCGTCGATGGGTACGCCGAACTACATCGTCTACATGCTGCATGGCGGCTGGCGCGCCAGCGAGTTTCTCGAGCTTACCGCAGGCTTGGAAAACATCACCAACGAGGACTACCGCAACCACGGCTCCGGCCAGAACGAAGCGGGCTTCAACACCATCCTTGGTGCCAAGCTGATCTGGTAA
- the pbpC gene encoding penicillin-binding protein 1C, with translation MKVRSWFRRKRIVIPAGAAACGLAAWYLLPFCFTLPADLTENPAASPVLLDRHGKPLHHLVLPDFTRSSPVSLDEIPRDLIACTVAAEDKRFFSHGGIDLLATMRAAKDAVRHQRTVSGASTITQQLIKLSSPPASRGLKTKFREAMLARQLEMRWPKQRILIAYFNRLPYGNHRSGPAEAARFYFQKPLGDLSLAESALLAGLPQAPSMLNPIKHPNRALARRAVVLARLAAYENYDAARISSASTETLRLRPLQERPLAPWLPAAWETRDGRADSRTSLDADLQADVETIVREELAKLSTSNLKHAAVVVIHNPTGEILALVSSGNWRDPNGGQINGTLMPRSPGSTLKPFTWLLSFEKGGLHPGSIVADIPTQFRTKEGLNAPENYDRTFRGPVTVREALACSLNVPAMRVLNDLGGPKPLHELLTALELRTIGPDFGGYGLGLTLGNAPVRLLDLTNAYATLAREGEELPVTLGLSEGVKKEEAPLLFTGQAAYLIADILSDPDARAPSFGRGGPLELPFRCAAKTGTSSDFRDNWCMGYTKEFTVGVWAGNFDNSPMKGISGVAGAGPVFHRTMLRLHRDTKPTWLDRPAGLLDVPLDVLTGKAVASGSGKAELIPDDRRPLPSAASDRDAQGKVLLDSSYSEWFASAYNRRRSVFAIASDQAGEMPLRILAPREGATYVLDPELPNGGMLHLATNLPGTAQWSCETLSLSPGPSEPVVKLETGDHVLIATDKRSGAKKEVRIRVEER, from the coding sequence GTGAAAGTCCGTTCTTGGTTCAGGCGCAAGCGCATCGTCATCCCCGCCGGGGCGGCGGCGTGCGGTCTGGCCGCCTGGTATCTCCTCCCCTTTTGTTTTACCCTGCCCGCGGATCTCACGGAGAATCCCGCGGCCTCCCCGGTCCTGCTCGATCGCCATGGCAAGCCGCTGCACCACCTGGTGCTGCCGGACTTCACGCGCAGCAGCCCGGTATCGCTGGATGAAATCCCCCGCGATCTGATCGCCTGCACGGTGGCGGCGGAGGACAAGCGTTTCTTTTCCCACGGCGGCATCGACCTGCTGGCCACGATGCGAGCCGCGAAGGATGCGGTGCGGCACCAGCGGACGGTTTCGGGTGCCTCGACGATCACACAGCAGTTGATCAAGCTTTCCTCGCCGCCAGCCTCTCGCGGCCTGAAGACAAAGTTCCGCGAGGCGATGCTGGCGCGGCAGCTGGAGATGCGCTGGCCGAAGCAGCGGATCCTGATCGCGTATTTCAACCGCCTGCCTTACGGGAACCACCGGAGCGGCCCGGCAGAGGCGGCGCGCTTCTATTTCCAGAAGCCGCTGGGTGATCTATCGCTGGCGGAGAGTGCGCTGCTGGCAGGACTGCCGCAGGCCCCGAGCATGCTGAACCCGATCAAGCACCCGAACCGTGCGCTGGCGCGGCGGGCAGTGGTGCTGGCGCGGCTGGCGGCCTATGAGAACTACGATGCGGCCCGTATTTCCTCGGCAAGTACCGAGACCCTGCGGCTGAGACCGCTGCAGGAAAGGCCGCTGGCACCGTGGCTGCCGGCGGCGTGGGAAACCCGTGATGGCAGGGCGGACTCACGGACCTCGCTGGATGCGGACTTACAGGCGGACGTGGAGACGATCGTGAGGGAGGAGCTGGCGAAGCTTTCCACCTCGAATCTGAAGCACGCGGCGGTGGTGGTGATTCACAATCCGACGGGCGAGATCCTGGCGCTGGTTTCCTCCGGCAATTGGCGCGACCCGAATGGCGGGCAGATCAATGGCACGCTGATGCCGCGTTCCCCGGGATCGACGCTGAAGCCATTTACCTGGCTGCTGTCCTTCGAGAAGGGCGGGCTGCATCCGGGATCGATCGTCGCGGATATCCCGACACAGTTCCGCACCAAGGAAGGGCTGAACGCACCGGAGAACTACGACCGGACTTTCCGCGGGCCGGTCACGGTTCGGGAGGCACTGGCGTGCTCGCTGAATGTTCCGGCGATGCGGGTGCTGAATGATCTGGGCGGGCCGAAGCCCCTGCACGAGCTGCTGACGGCGCTGGAGCTGCGGACGATTGGTCCGGACTTTGGTGGTTACGGATTGGGGCTGACGCTGGGCAATGCGCCGGTGCGGCTGCTGGATCTGACGAATGCGTATGCGACACTGGCGCGCGAGGGGGAAGAACTGCCGGTGACCTTGGGCCTCAGCGAAGGTGTGAAGAAGGAGGAAGCGCCGCTGCTCTTTACCGGACAAGCGGCGTACCTCATCGCGGATATTCTTTCGGATCCTGATGCTCGCGCTCCGTCCTTCGGGCGGGGCGGACCGCTGGAACTTCCTTTCCGCTGCGCGGCAAAAACAGGCACCTCCTCGGATTTCCGCGACAACTGGTGCATGGGTTACACGAAGGAATTCACGGTCGGCGTATGGGCCGGGAATTTCGACAACTCGCCGATGAAAGGCATCTCCGGTGTGGCGGGAGCGGGACCGGTGTTTCACCGGACGATGCTGCGACTGCATCGCGATACCAAGCCGACTTGGCTGGACCGGCCGGCTGGCTTGCTGGATGTGCCGCTGGATGTGCTGACCGGGAAAGCGGTGGCATCGGGCTCCGGGAAAGCGGAGCTCATCCCTGATGACCGCAGGCCGCTGCCATCCGCGGCGAGCGACCGTGATGCACAAGGAAAGGTGCTACTGGATTCCTCGTACTCCGAGTGGTTCGCCTCGGCATATAACCGGCGGCGCTCCGTGTTTGCGATTGCGAGCGACCAAGCGGGCGAGATGCCCTTGAGAATCCTGGCACCGCGGGAAGGAGCGACCTATGTCTTGGATCCGGAGCTTCCGAACGGCGGGATGCTGCATCTGGCCACAAACCTTCCGGGGACCGCGCAGTGGTCCTGCGAGACGCTTTCCCTGTCCCCCGGACCTTCGGAACCGGTGGTGAAGCTGGAGACGGGCGATCATGTCTTGATCGCGACCGACAAGCGCAGCGGGGCGAAGAAAGAGGTGAGGATCCGGGTGGAGGAGCGCTGA